In a genomic window of Corvus moneduloides isolate bCorMon1 chromosome 17, bCorMon1.pri, whole genome shotgun sequence:
- the MMP9 gene encoding matrix metalloproteinase-9, with protein MALLLAPLVVGLLAVSCCAAPLQGKPQAVVTFPGDLISTLPDLQLAERYLQRFGYTTEAEAKIGGRHVSLGKALLKMQKQLGLEETGELDAATLEAMRAPRCGVPDVGTFLTFDGDLKWDHMDLTYRVINYSPDLDRAVIDDAFRRAFQVWSDVTPLTFTQIYSGEADIMIMFGSQEHGDGYPFDGKDGLLAHAFPPGQGIQGDAHFDDDEFWTLGTGLVVKTRHGNANGAECHFPFIFEGRSYSRCTTEGRKDGLPWCATTPNYDQDKKYGFCPSELLYTNGGNSDGAPCVFPFIFDGTSYDTCTTDGRSDGYRWCATTSSFDQDKKYGFCPNRDTAVIGGNSQGDPCVFPFTFLGQSYSTCTSEGRQDGKLWCATTSNYDTDKKWGFCPDRGYSIFLVAAHEFGHSLGLDHSSVREALMYPMYSYIQDFQLHPDDVQGIQYLYGRGSGPKPTAPAPAPTEEPQPVPTEETQPMPTEAGSTSTTEEEEEEMPEPTAGPIPVDPSRDACMEKNFDAVTEINGELYFFKDGKYWTYSSFWKSGIQGAFSVADTWPGLPDTIDAVFQDLLTKRVFFFAGRQFWVFSEKSVLGPRGIEKLGIGKEAGRISGALQRGRGKVLLFSGESYWRLDVKVQRVDKGYPRATDDVFTGVPLDARNVFLYQGKYHFCRGSFYWRMTPRYQVDRVGYVKYDILQCPQH; from the exons ATGGCACTCCTCCTGGCCCCGCTTGTCGTCGGGCTGCTGGCCGTCTCCTGCTGTGCGGCCCCTCTCCAGGGCAAGCCGCAGGCGGTTGTCACCTTCCCGGGGGACCTGATCAGCACCCTGCCGGATCTACAGCTGGCAGAG CGCTACCTGCAGAGGTTTGGCTACACCACGGAGGCAGAGGCTAAGATTGGTGGCAGGCACGTGTCCCTGGGCAAGGCACTGCTCAAGATGCAGAAGCAGCTGGGCCTGGAGGAGACGGGGGAGCTGGATGCCGCCACGCTGGAGGCCATGCGAGCCCCCCGCTGCGGCGTCCCTGATGTGGGAACCTTCCTTACCTTTGACGGGGACCTCAAGTGGGACCACATGGACCTGACTTACCG GGTGATAAACTACTCCCCCGACCTGGACCGTGCCGTGATCGATGATGCCTTCAGACGGGCGTTCCAAGTGTGGAGCGATGTGACCCCTCTCACCTTCACCCAGATATACAGTGGCGAGGCAGACATCATGATCATGTTTGGCAGCCAAG AGCATGGGGACGGGTACCCCTTCGACGGCAAGGACGGCCTCCTGGCCCACGCCTTTCCCCCAGGCCAGGGCATCCAGGGCGATGCCCACTTTGACGACGATGAGTTCTGGACACTGGGAACCGGCTTAG TGGTGAAGACCCGCCACGGGAATGCCAATGGAGCCGAATGCCACTTCCCCTTCATCTTTGAGGGCCGCTCCTACTCCCGGTGCACCACGGAGGGGCGCAAGGATGGGCTGCCCTGGTGTGCCACCACCCCCAACTATGACCAGGACAAGAAATATGGCTTCTGCCCCAGCGAGC TCCTCTACACCAATGGTGGCAACAGCGATGGAGCCCCCTGCGTCTTCCCCTTCATCTTTGATGGCACCTCCTATGATACCTGTACCACAGATGGGCGCTCCGATGGCTACCGCTGGTGTGCCACCACCTCCAGCTTCGACCAGGACAAGAAATACGGCTTCTGCCCCAACCGAG ACACGGCGGTGATCGGCGGCAACTCCCAGGGGGACCCGTGCGTCTTTCCCTTCACCTTCCTGGGGCAGTCCTACAGCACCTGCACCAGCGAGGGCCGGCAGGACGGCAAGCTCTGGTGTGCCACCACTAGCAACTATGACACCGACAAGAAGTGGGGCTTCTGCCCTGACAGAG GTTACAGCATCTTCCTGGTGGCTGCCCATGAGTTTGGACACTCACTGGGGCTGGACCACTCCAGTGTGCGTGAGGCCCTGATGTACCCCATGTACAGTTACATCCAGGACTTCCAGCTGCACCCCGATGATGTCCAGGGCATCCAGTACCTCTACg GTCGTGGCTCTGGCCCTAAGCCCACTGCACCTGCACCTGCTCCCACTGAGGAGCCCCAGCCCGTGCCCACAGAGGAGACCCAACCCATGCCCACAGAGGCTGGCAGCACCTCCAccactgaggaggaggaggaggagatgccAGAGCCCACAGCTGGACCCATTCCTGTGGACCCAAGCCGGGATGCCTGCATGGAGAAGAACTTTGATGCTGTCACAGAGATCAATGGGGAGCTGTACTTCTTCAAGGATGG GAAATACTGGACCTACTCATCCTTCTGGAAATCGGGCATCCAGGGTGCCTTCTCTGTTGCTGATACCTGGCCTGGCCTCCCAGACACTATCGATGCTGTTTTCCAGGACTTGCTCACCAAGAGGGTCTTCTTCTTTGCCG GTCGGCAGTTCTGGGTGTTTTCTGAGAAGAGTGTGCTGGGCCCCCGGGGGATTGAGAAGTTGGGTATAGGGAAGGAAGCCGGCCGCATCTCGGGGGCCCTGCAGCGGGGCCGCGGCAAAGTGCTGCTCTTCAGCGGGGAGAGCTACTGGAG GCTGGATGTGAAGGTCCAGAGGGTGGACAAGGGCTACCCCCGTGCCACCGACGATGTCTTCACCGGCGTCCCCCTTGATGCACGCAACGTGTTCCTCTACCAAG GCAAGTATCACTTCTGCCGGGGCAGCTTCTACTGGAGGATGACACCGCGCTACCAGGTGGACCGAGTGGGCTACGTCAAGTATGACATCCTGCAGTGTCCCCAGCACTGA